From a single Mesorhizobium shangrilense genomic region:
- a CDS encoding DUF4031 domain-containing protein, producing the protein MAVYVDAAIWKWAGHRWCHLMADETDELHRFAGELGVKRSSYQGPPKTSAPHYDITGFERDRAVRLGAIECSREEIVEIFRRVRVPNGKGNRP; encoded by the coding sequence ATGGCTGTCTATGTCGACGCGGCGATCTGGAAATGGGCCGGTCATCGCTGGTGTCACCTGATGGCCGACGAGACCGACGAGTTGCACCGCTTTGCCGGAGAGCTCGGCGTCAAGCGCTCGTCATATCAAGGGCCGCCGAAGACATCGGCGCCACACTATGACATAACCGGCTTCGAACGTGATCGCGCTGTGAGGCTTGGCGCGATCGAATGCAGCCGCGAGGAGATCGTCGAGATCTTCAGGCGGGTGAGGGTGCCCAACGGGAAGGGGAACCGGCCATGA
- a CDS encoding LysE family translocator encodes MTLTAFLAYCAAITVAAATPGPAMFAVITNGVSRGFVRAFMAGIGVAAGDAVLVTLALLGLVALAQTFEWVFHLLKYAGAAYLVFLGVRMWRAAASQSAESQTPQAKLSRSFFLGASIALGNPKAILFHASIMPLILNLNTLTFADGLLVVAVVISVNILTMSLYAALAGRASNWFKTPRRMRLMNRFAGSAMIGTGALIAAR; translated from the coding sequence ATGACGCTGACCGCATTTCTGGCCTACTGCGCAGCGATCACCGTTGCCGCGGCCACACCTGGCCCGGCAATGTTCGCGGTCATTACCAATGGCGTTTCGCGCGGGTTCGTCAGGGCGTTCATGGCCGGAATTGGCGTCGCCGCCGGCGATGCGGTGCTGGTCACCCTGGCGCTGCTTGGACTGGTGGCGCTGGCCCAGACTTTCGAGTGGGTTTTTCACCTGTTGAAATATGCGGGCGCGGCCTATCTGGTTTTTCTCGGCGTCAGGATGTGGCGCGCCGCCGCCAGTCAATCGGCCGAATCGCAGACACCGCAGGCGAAATTGTCGCGATCGTTTTTCCTCGGCGCATCCATTGCGCTGGGCAACCCGAAGGCGATCCTGTTTCACGCCTCGATCATGCCGCTGATCCTGAACCTCAACACCCTGACCTTCGCCGACGGGCTGCTGGTGGTCGCCGTGGTGATCAGCGTCAATATCTTGACCATGAGCCTTTACGCCGCGCTTGCGGGTCGGGCTTCCAACTGGTTCAAGACGCCGAGGCGCATGCGGCTGATGAACAGGTTCGCCGGCAGCGCCATGATCGGCACCGGAGCGCTGATTGCCGCACGCTAG